The following DNA comes from Simkania negevensis Z.
AGTAGTTATGAAGTTCTTAGTGGTGAATGGTGGCGGCTTTTGACAAGCTTGTTTATCCATATCGGTTTGATCCATCTTTTAGTGAATATGTACGCATTGTTTTCGATGGGAAGATTTCTTGAATCGGTCATAGGAAGTTATTTATTTTTTGTGTCCTATTTAGTTTCTGGACTTATTTCTGGGATTGCGAGTTTTCTCTTTCATCAAGAAACCATGATTGTTTCAGCGGGGGCATCTGGTGCCATTGCGGGAATTTTTGGCATGGGCTGTGTGATTCTCTTCACGATCCCCATGTCCATTGAAGAACGAAAAAAAGCTCTGTTAAATTGCATGTATGTCCTCTTCGCCAATGTGATGTATGCGTTCAAAAGTCATGATCTGGATCACAGTGCGCATCTTGGTGGGTTTGCTTGTGGAATTTTGCTAGGCCTTGTTTATTACTGGATCGACCGATCAGGATTTGCGTTAAGAAAAAAATCATGGCCCCATCTTTTGAGTGGATCAGCACTTGCAGTGACTCTTCTTGTCGTTTTTGCAACCCTGTTTGGTCGTACTCCGTCAGACAAGCAAACT
Coding sequences within:
- a CDS encoding rhomboid family intramembrane serine protease, with protein sequence MITKSLIALNLIIFTLMSLSGVPLIHPEVKDILHWGGNSSYEVLSGEWWRLLTSLFIHIGLIHLLVNMYALFSMGRFLESVIGSYLFFVSYLVSGLISGIASFLFHQETMIVSAGASGAIAGIFGMGCVILFTIPMSIEERKKALLNCMYVLFANVMYAFKSHDLDHSAHLGGFACGILLGLVYYWIDRSGFALRKKSWPHLLSGSALAVTLLVVFATLFGRTPSDKQTFFQLLSKYFEHANNIDTRLPEIETEETFNFVCAEIEEIKNLLPQMVALNLNGDEELYRNDLTHYSELYVRRFHLMYLSDEIDLLRAVEIRKIDQELDALVKPEGIAD